A region from the Nonlabens sp. YIK11 genome encodes:
- a CDS encoding ABC transporter ATP-binding protein codes for MSDTILKVENISKQYRLGLVGTGSLVHDLNRTWARLRGKEDPYSKIGAVNDRNASASSDYVWALKDINFEVKRGDIIGIIGNNGAGKSTLLKIFSRVTSPTSGRIKVGGRMASLLEVGTGMHPELTGRENIYLNGAILGMRKEEIASKIDEIIDFSGCLMYIDTPVKRYSSGMGVRLGFAVAAFLEPDILVVDEVLAVGDAEFQKKAIGKMQDISRTGGRTVLFVSHNMGSILQLCSRCLILENGKISFDGKPNIAIKNYLASNTKLLKDTSVVEFINSQTDPNFKLIKFETFQQDHDIESYNSSLPFEIHFEFQILKKIEGLRIGFDLIDSSMDVLLFRSFQDDSYLKLQDYKPGIYFHKAIVPQNFLKKGMYFIKPLVAVHNNYWIIYDNAVGIKIEIERDLVLNKAYSENRPGILYKLLQWEELIVQ; via the coding sequence ATGAGCGATACCATCTTAAAGGTCGAAAATATCTCTAAACAATACCGTCTAGGTCTTGTAGGTACAGGATCATTGGTTCATGATTTAAATAGAACATGGGCACGATTGAGGGGCAAGGAAGATCCATACTCAAAGATAGGTGCAGTTAATGATCGTAATGCTTCTGCAAGTTCTGATTATGTGTGGGCGTTGAAAGATATCAATTTTGAGGTAAAACGTGGAGATATAATCGGAATCATTGGAAATAATGGTGCGGGTAAATCTACTTTGTTAAAAATCTTTTCTAGAGTAACCAGTCCAACTTCTGGTAGGATTAAAGTAGGCGGTCGCATGGCGAGCTTGCTGGAAGTTGGTACTGGAATGCACCCAGAATTAACGGGTAGGGAAAATATTTATCTAAATGGAGCCATTCTGGGAATGAGGAAGGAAGAGATAGCGAGTAAGATTGACGAGATCATCGATTTTTCTGGTTGTCTGATGTATATAGATACGCCAGTAAAGCGTTATTCCAGTGGTATGGGTGTACGTTTAGGTTTTGCTGTTGCAGCTTTTTTGGAACCAGACATTCTTGTAGTCGATGAAGTACTCGCGGTAGGTGACGCAGAGTTTCAAAAAAAGGCAATAGGGAAGATGCAGGATATTTCAAGAACTGGAGGTAGAACTGTATTGTTTGTTAGCCATAATATGGGAAGTATACTCCAGTTATGCTCTAGATGCCTAATCTTAGAAAATGGAAAAATTAGCTTTGATGGCAAGCCTAACATAGCAATTAAAAATTATTTAGCTTCAAATACAAAACTTTTAAAGGACACATCAGTTGTCGAATTCATTAATTCACAAACTGATCCTAATTTTAAGCTAATTAAATTTGAAACATTTCAACAAGATCATGACATTGAATCATACAATTCATCTTTGCCATTTGAAATTCATTTTGAATTTCAAATATTAAAGAAAATTGAAGGATTACGGATCGGTTTTGATTTGATTGATAGCTCAATGGATGTTTTACTGTTTAGAAGTTTTCAGGACGATTCATATTTAAAGCTGCAAGACTATAAACCGGGAATTTATTTTCACAAAGCAATTGTACCTCAGAATTTTCTAAAAAAAGGGATGTACTTTATCAAACCACTGGTAGCAGTGCATAATAATTATTGGATTATATACGATAATGCAGTAGGCATAAAAATAGAAATAGAAAGAGACCTTGTTCTTAACAAGGCTTACTCAGAAAATAGACCTGGTATATTGTATAAATTATTGCAATGGGAAGAATTGATTGTTCAATAA
- a CDS encoding FkbM family methyltransferase yields MLIKWIKKQLITIIKKNINARHFYFTGMMEKEYILTFINDLHPYRTNHKLIRMGASGDGGYLVPNDLEGIDACFSPGVDQVSEFELECYNRGMKIFMADASVDVPNFKGNAAQFSFLKKFIGVANGDNYITMDDWVNSCKVNPESDLLLQMDIEGGEYAALINMSRSLINRCRIIVLEVHSLNHLWDNVGFKYITEPIYRILESHYCVHAHPNNCCGTLEFDGLTIPRVMEFTFLRKDRVDSKEYETLYPNPLDSDNTSRNHIVLPKEWFSS; encoded by the coding sequence ATGCTTATTAAATGGATTAAAAAACAACTCATCACGATAATCAAAAAAAATATTAATGCGAGGCATTTTTATTTTACAGGTATGATGGAGAAAGAATATATCCTGACTTTCATAAATGATTTACATCCCTATCGTACTAATCACAAATTAATAAGAATGGGAGCTTCTGGTGATGGTGGCTATTTAGTTCCCAACGACCTTGAAGGGATTGACGCATGTTTTTCTCCTGGAGTTGATCAAGTTTCAGAATTCGAATTAGAATGTTATAACAGAGGTATGAAAATTTTTATGGCAGATGCCTCTGTTGATGTACCAAATTTTAAGGGTAATGCGGCACAATTTTCCTTCTTGAAAAAATTTATAGGAGTTGCTAACGGAGATAACTATATTACAATGGATGATTGGGTAAATAGTTGTAAGGTCAATCCAGAATCTGACTTGCTTCTCCAAATGGATATTGAAGGCGGTGAATATGCCGCTTTAATTAATATGAGCCGATCATTAATCAATAGATGCCGGATTATTGTTCTTGAAGTTCATTCGCTGAATCATCTTTGGGATAATGTCGGTTTCAAGTATATAACAGAACCGATATATCGTATCTTAGAAAGTCATTATTGTGTACATGCACATCCAAATAATTGTTGTGGCACATTAGAATTTGACGGGTTAACCATACCACGTGTAATGGAGTTTACATTTTTGAGAAAAGATCGAGTTGACTCAAAAGAATATGAAACCTTATACCCAAATCCACTTGACTCAGATAATACTTCTAGAAATCACATAGTTCTACCAAAAGAATGGTTTTCTAGTTGA
- a CDS encoding glycosyltransferase family 2 protein, protein MCQVSIITVNYNDKIGLERTIKSVQEQTSSDYEHIIIDGNSNDGSKDIITEHQNNFSYWISEPDTGIYEAMNKGIDVSNGKYLLFLNSGDALFKPDVLKTVEINLKNNFDIVFGDLWVYRIDKTGFKHSYAQDVSTTVLKRIGLGHPSTFIKTKIFQKYGKYRTDLKIVSDWEFFIKVILREKVSCFKIDEIISVFYEGGISSSPDFSDLHLEERKKVFIENFDIYDQDFEKIYAHYNKINALLSSLHPDIDILITNNKSLRILNKTIGFYAFFLKKKRQWWRKK, encoded by the coding sequence ATGTGTCAGGTCTCCATCATAACTGTCAATTACAACGATAAAATAGGCCTTGAACGTACTATTAAAAGTGTTCAAGAACAGACCTCTAGTGATTATGAACATATCATTATCGATGGCAATAGCAACGATGGTAGCAAGGATATTATCACAGAACATCAAAATAATTTTAGTTATTGGATAAGTGAGCCAGACACAGGTATATATGAAGCCATGAACAAAGGTATTGATGTATCTAATGGGAAATATTTACTTTTTCTAAATAGTGGAGATGCTCTTTTCAAACCTGATGTACTCAAAACAGTAGAAATAAACCTCAAAAATAATTTTGATATAGTCTTTGGTGATTTATGGGTTTATAGAATTGATAAGACAGGTTTCAAGCATTCTTACGCTCAAGATGTTTCTACCACAGTTTTAAAAAGAATTGGGTTAGGCCATCCTTCAACTTTTATTAAAACAAAAATCTTTCAAAAATATGGTAAATATCGAACAGATTTAAAAATTGTTTCTGATTGGGAATTTTTTATAAAGGTCATTCTTAGAGAAAAAGTATCGTGTTTTAAAATAGATGAGATCATTTCTGTTTTTTATGAAGGTGGTATTTCTTCTTCTCCAGACTTTTCCGATTTACACCTAGAAGAAAGGAAAAAAGTTTTCATTGAGAATTTTGACATCTATGATCAGGACTTTGAAAAGATATATGCTCATTATAATAAAATTAATGCTTTATTGTCAAGTCTACATCCTGACATTGACATACTAATCACTAATAACAAATCCCTCCGTATACTAAATAAAACCATTGGTTTCTACGCATTTTTCTTGAAAAAGAAACGACAATGGTGGCGCAAAAAATAA
- a CDS encoding glycosyltransferase family 2 protein, producing MTHQKVSVIIPVYNAVDYIERALNSAINQKEVGEVIIINDGSTDGTTEKLHHLRKTSLKIKIFKHEGNVNKGRSASRNLGIKKATCEFIAFLDADDFYLENRFTNDIDIFSRITNCDGVYNAIGSYFYRKASANELRYLSLVTINYHVDPENLFHILLNGENGHFSIDGLTLRKRIFDSIMPFREELVVAEDTELIWRLSLKCLLYPGILEYPVAKRGVHNNNVFDDKNLYKPNILRMYEFLFFWSLKENFKIEIVEQFLKRIWTWRLRGNYTIMSHFTYWISLIIKSLPSRFLYLHLKFSPFNRVALKLSILFKGK from the coding sequence ATGACACATCAAAAAGTATCTGTAATAATCCCAGTTTATAATGCCGTTGATTATATTGAAAGGGCACTTAATTCAGCAATTAATCAAAAAGAAGTTGGGGAAGTAATTATTATAAATGATGGTAGTACTGATGGAACCACTGAGAAATTGCATCATTTAAGAAAAACATCCCTCAAAATCAAAATTTTTAAACATGAGGGTAATGTAAATAAAGGCAGATCTGCAAGTCGTAATTTGGGAATTAAAAAAGCGACTTGTGAATTTATAGCCTTTTTAGATGCAGATGATTTTTATTTGGAAAATCGTTTTACAAATGATATTGATATTTTTAGTAGAATAACAAATTGTGACGGAGTATATAATGCGATAGGTTCCTATTTTTATCGAAAAGCCTCTGCAAATGAGTTGCGTTATTTGAGTCTCGTAACGATAAATTATCATGTTGATCCTGAAAATTTATTTCATATCCTTTTAAATGGAGAAAACGGTCATTTTTCTATTGATGGTTTAACATTGCGTAAACGTATTTTTGATTCTATTATGCCATTTAGAGAGGAATTGGTCGTTGCAGAAGATACCGAACTTATCTGGCGCTTGTCTCTTAAATGTTTGCTTTATCCAGGTATCCTTGAATATCCTGTCGCAAAAAGAGGTGTCCATAACAACAATGTTTTTGACGATAAGAATTTATATAAGCCAAATATTCTTCGAATGTATGAATTTTTATTTTTCTGGTCGCTTAAAGAAAATTTCAAGATTGAAATAGTAGAGCAGTTTTTAAAAAGAATATGGACATGGAGATTAAGAGGTAATTATACTATAATGAGTCATTTCACTTATTGGATAAGTTTAATAATTAAGAGTTTACCATCTAGGTTTTTGTATCTTCATCTTAAATTCTCTCCCTTTAATAGAGTAGCGTTAAAATTGTCAATACTGTTTAAAGGTAAGTAG
- a CDS encoding glycosyltransferase family 2 protein — protein sequence MLVTAIVPCYNAGETIGKAIDSLLCQSHKIDEIIVVNDGSTDDSLNILNKIQKANESILIIDQKNQGVCHARNTGIEKSTGTYILTLDADDYFEPTFVEKALDKFAENESYGAVMCGYTRIVNGKKKLPYIPPEIFLKSCLLNNGALSCLLFKKEVLIQAGGYDENMDLGYEDWDLNIRILKLGYTFGVVREVLFHYTDQKTSRNYRAFENDLELRLKIYEKYREDYEENSKYFFKELIEKNNMLKRDNAKLLESTSFKLGHAFITIALKPLTYFKRIKK from the coding sequence ATGCTTGTTACCGCTATTGTTCCATGTTATAATGCCGGAGAAACTATCGGCAAAGCCATTGATAGCTTGCTGTGTCAGTCCCATAAGATTGATGAGATTATTGTCGTGAACGATGGCTCAACTGATGATTCATTAAATATTTTAAATAAAATTCAAAAAGCCAATGAAAGCATCCTCATCATCGATCAAAAAAATCAAGGTGTGTGCCACGCAAGAAATACAGGGATTGAAAAATCCACAGGAACGTACATATTGACCTTAGATGCTGACGATTATTTTGAGCCAACATTTGTAGAAAAGGCACTCGATAAATTTGCCGAAAACGAATCTTACGGCGCGGTAATGTGCGGTTACACAAGAATAGTCAACGGCAAGAAAAAGCTTCCCTATATTCCGCCAGAAATATTTTTGAAATCCTGTTTGTTAAATAACGGTGCCTTGTCATGTTTGCTTTTTAAAAAAGAAGTGCTGATCCAGGCTGGCGGTTATGATGAAAATATGGATTTAGGTTATGAAGATTGGGATCTCAATATCAGGATTTTAAAATTGGGCTATACATTTGGTGTAGTAAGAGAAGTCCTTTTCCATTATACAGATCAAAAAACTTCCAGAAACTATAGGGCGTTTGAAAATGATCTAGAACTTCGCTTAAAGATTTATGAAAAATATCGCGAAGATTATGAGGAAAACAGCAAGTATTTTTTCAAAGAACTGATCGAAAAAAATAATATGCTGAAACGTGACAACGCGAAACTGTTGGAGAGCACTTCTTTTAAATTGGGGCATGCCTTTATAACTATCGCTTTAAAACCACTTACGTATTTCAAGCGTATTAAAAAATGA
- a CDS encoding acyltransferase family protein, with product MQQQYRSNNFDFLRFVFAILVVISHSYPLSGTAETSQWIVQLTGGQTNYAAIGLNGFFVISGFFIYRSFDRSPSIWVFLRKRALRIFPGLFVVLLLSVMMVPLVYEGDVPLLHNRDWFTYLPYNLSLYGFQGVVSGVFDDNFYHAINGSLWTIRYEFTLYLCISVFFLVQGNQLLIRTTLLITSLLMLVGYLFFKNQLGPVSLLGLVGYNILNLGTFFVLGSLLGTFVFEQYVRWVFMLGLLVLLVVSIYFNLYDLFKHVLFTPLILMIGFLTVRGISKFGKWGDASYGIYIYSFPIQQLLVYYFAPNVTVLIGWSVPLSIIFGILSWHLIEKRALKLKNKPFSVYRRKWLSPR from the coding sequence ATACAGCAACAATACCGTAGTAACAACTTCGATTTTCTCAGGTTTGTCTTTGCTATTTTGGTAGTGATTTCTCATTCCTATCCGCTATCAGGTACAGCCGAAACTTCCCAGTGGATCGTACAGTTGACTGGCGGTCAAACAAATTATGCGGCCATTGGCTTAAATGGATTCTTTGTCATTAGCGGATTTTTTATCTATAGAAGTTTTGATCGCAGTCCATCCATCTGGGTGTTTTTAAGAAAACGGGCATTGCGCATTTTTCCAGGCCTGTTCGTAGTGCTGCTACTATCGGTCATGATGGTTCCCTTGGTTTATGAAGGTGATGTGCCTCTTTTGCATAATAGGGATTGGTTCACCTATCTACCTTATAATTTATCGCTCTATGGTTTTCAAGGTGTGGTTTCAGGGGTTTTTGACGACAATTTTTACCACGCAATCAACGGGTCTTTGTGGACAATACGTTATGAGTTTACACTTTATCTATGTATTTCGGTCTTTTTTTTAGTTCAGGGCAATCAGCTTTTGATCCGCACAACTTTATTAATTACTAGTTTGTTAATGCTGGTAGGTTATCTGTTTTTTAAGAATCAATTAGGGCCAGTCTCACTGCTAGGCTTAGTAGGATACAACATCCTTAATCTCGGGACTTTTTTTGTGCTAGGCAGTTTACTGGGCACTTTTGTTTTTGAGCAGTATGTTCGTTGGGTCTTTATGTTGGGACTACTTGTGCTGCTAGTTGTTTCTATATATTTCAATCTTTATGACCTTTTTAAGCATGTCCTGTTCACACCATTAATATTGATGATAGGCTTTTTGACTGTGCGTGGAATAAGTAAGTTTGGTAAATGGGGCGATGCATCATACGGCATCTATATCTATAGTTTTCCGATCCAGCAGCTATTGGTGTATTATTTTGCACCTAATGTTACGGTATTAATAGGTTGGTCTGTACCCTTATCGATTATATTTGGAATACTATCGTGGCACTTAATAGAAAAAAGAGCTTTGAAATTAAAGAACAAGCCGTTCTCCGTGTATCGCAGAAAATGGCTGTCGCCTCGCTAA
- a CDS encoding glycosyltransferase family 2 protein: MISVIIATYNRAFTIEETLTSISNQTYKDFECIIVDDGSTDTTAQIVSEFVRQDSRFRYVVRPDTVKRGANYSRNYGYSLSKGSYVKFFDSDDIMLQDHLEVSMDYMLKGEYDFVVADCINFDESGLLQRPYEIDREVAKLSAYQFTTFKTAWITNDLLVKREFADQIEFVGGKKDQATEYQYNIKLLLLTENGFLINKILTYRRVHDGGIVVSAKKNLIVYNQMNADTFYVTAKLFQDLAPAKILNWLLSSYIELTFKISTSKKIPENIVGATILLFRFKGLKALLYPLAIMSGYFTKKGYKITKYIRS; the protein is encoded by the coding sequence ATGATTTCAGTCATAATCGCCACATATAATAGGGCATTTACAATAGAAGAGACCTTGACTTCTATTTCAAATCAAACCTATAAAGATTTTGAATGCATTATCGTGGATGATGGTTCTACCGATACAACAGCTCAAATCGTTTCTGAATTTGTCAGACAAGATTCCAGGTTTCGCTACGTGGTAAGGCCAGATACAGTCAAAAGGGGAGCCAATTATTCAAGAAATTATGGGTATTCGTTAAGTAAAGGCTCTTACGTAAAGTTTTTTGACAGTGATGATATCATGCTTCAAGACCACCTAGAAGTTAGCATGGATTATATGCTCAAGGGTGAATATGACTTTGTCGTAGCTGACTGTATAAATTTTGATGAATCTGGCTTGCTACAAAGACCTTATGAGATTGATAGAGAAGTTGCAAAGTTGAGTGCCTATCAATTCACAACTTTCAAAACAGCATGGATCACAAACGATTTATTGGTGAAAAGAGAGTTTGCAGATCAAATTGAATTTGTAGGTGGAAAAAAAGATCAAGCTACAGAATACCAGTACAACATAAAATTACTGTTACTTACCGAAAATGGTTTTTTAATAAACAAAATACTGACATATAGGAGAGTGCACGATGGTGGCATAGTTGTAAGTGCAAAAAAAAATTTGATTGTTTACAATCAAATGAATGCAGACACTTTTTACGTAACTGCAAAATTATTTCAAGATTTAGCACCTGCAAAAATATTGAACTGGTTGCTCTCCAGTTATATTGAGCTTACCTTCAAAATCTCAACTTCAAAGAAGATTCCAGAGAATATTGTGGGAGCAACAATCCTATTGTTTAGGTTTAAAGGCCTAAAAGCCTTATTGTATCCATTAGCGATTATGAGTGGTTACTTTACAAAAAAGGGTTACAAAATAACCAAATATATACGTTCCTAA
- a CDS encoding glycosyltransferase family 2 protein has protein sequence MEKKLVSIIVPCYNQAHFLSESLGSVLEQIYTDWECIIVNDGSQDHTEAVAQQWINKDPRFKYVYKHNGGLSSARNTGIKASKGQLILPLDADDVLHPVYLSKLVPLLIENKKLAIISCYTGFFKSKPSNTYFILEPKGADIKNMLYLNQLVATSIYRKSDWEQVGGYDEQMKTGFEDWEFWLRILKATGKSYHIVPEVLFYYRKAKQSMLVNTVSNHQESIKKYIIQKHPELYIADFKNFTSVQFHHLMTAREKEKSIKNSAEFKLGRLLLKPYRWLTSLVARNNTSKKD, from the coding sequence ATGGAAAAAAAATTAGTGTCCATCATCGTTCCCTGCTACAATCAAGCTCATTTTCTTTCGGAGTCCCTAGGGTCTGTGCTAGAGCAAATCTACACCGATTGGGAATGCATCATTGTCAATGATGGCAGTCAAGATCATACAGAAGCTGTAGCGCAACAGTGGATCAATAAAGACCCACGTTTTAAATACGTATATAAGCACAATGGCGGTCTTTCTAGTGCACGCAATACCGGGATTAAAGCTAGTAAAGGCCAGCTTATTCTCCCGCTTGATGCAGATGACGTATTACATCCAGTATATCTATCTAAGCTCGTACCTTTATTAATAGAAAATAAAAAACTGGCGATCATCTCCTGCTACACTGGTTTTTTTAAGTCCAAGCCTTCTAACACTTATTTTATACTCGAGCCAAAAGGTGCAGACATTAAAAACATGCTCTACTTAAATCAATTGGTAGCGACTTCTATTTATAGAAAATCTGATTGGGAACAAGTAGGAGGTTATGACGAACAGATGAAAACTGGTTTTGAAGACTGGGAATTTTGGCTACGCATTTTAAAGGCAACGGGAAAATCTTATCATATTGTCCCAGAAGTATTATTCTATTATAGAAAAGCAAAGCAATCCATGCTAGTAAATACGGTGAGCAACCACCAGGAATCCATTAAAAAATACATCATACAAAAACATCCCGAACTATATATTGCAGATTTCAAGAATTTTACCTCAGTACAATTTCACCACTTAATGACCGCTAGAGAAAAGGAGAAAAGCATAAAAAACTCTGCGGAATTCAAACTGGGTCGCCTCTTACTTAAACCCTATAGGTGGTTAACTTCGCTCGTTGCAAGGAATAACACTTCAAAGAAAGACTAA
- a CDS encoding glycosyltransferase: MKLSVVIRAKNQAPALEFLLRNLTHRYAADVDEIVVIDNLSTDGSKQTTLKYGARFETIELFSYGGSANFAAVQATHPIVVIFSAHSYPVSHDFFSLIKQRFAANPNLAGLRCLHNSNDYRQYINGITASEDPNRSGLIFSGSAFAKAVWQKHPFREDVATFEDKEWSKRVLEAGYDIELVPAIFNYQIKRTRKQELFRFKNDLVGNYQLWHQEVSIWSASKGWIASSSRTILRMFADLWQALQRLLIVIKFYIKKPNKF; encoded by the coding sequence ATGAAATTGAGCGTCGTCATCAGAGCCAAAAATCAAGCGCCAGCGCTGGAGTTTCTCTTAAGAAACCTCACGCATCGATATGCGGCAGACGTTGACGAGATCGTGGTGATCGATAACTTAAGTACTGATGGCAGCAAGCAAACGACCTTGAAGTACGGCGCAAGATTTGAAACTATAGAACTCTTTAGCTACGGTGGTAGTGCCAATTTCGCTGCGGTTCAGGCCACCCATCCCATCGTGGTCATCTTCAGTGCGCATTCGTATCCTGTAAGTCATGATTTTTTCAGCCTGATTAAACAGCGATTTGCCGCAAACCCTAATCTAGCAGGATTGCGCTGCTTGCACAATTCCAATGATTATCGACAGTACATTAATGGCATTACAGCAAGTGAAGATCCCAATCGTTCTGGATTGATTTTTTCTGGTTCCGCTTTCGCGAAAGCGGTATGGCAAAAGCATCCTTTCAGAGAAGATGTAGCTACGTTTGAAGACAAAGAATGGTCAAAACGCGTGCTGGAAGCAGGTTATGACATTGAGCTTGTACCTGCTATTTTCAATTATCAGATCAAGCGAACTAGAAAACAGGAGCTGTTTAGATTCAAAAATGACCTAGTAGGTAATTATCAGTTATGGCATCAAGAGGTCTCGATATGGTCTGCTAGTAAGGGATGGATTGCGAGCAGCAGCAGGACTATTTTAAGGATGTTTGCAGATCTATGGCAAGCCCTGCAACGCTTGTTGATTGTAATAAAGTTTTATATTAAAAAACCGAATAAGTTTTAG
- a CDS encoding glycosyltransferase family 2 protein produces MSKDYSSNVTVVIPCYNDGNFIMQAIDSVLNQTVVPDEIIVVDDGSGEKTQKILKGINNRLVNVIFQENKGVCAARNRGIDAASTAFILTLDADDYFENTFLEKALQVIQASIDVSVVGCYYKRFGTKKTNKVIIKPLGGVASNFLLKNNGVASALFKKEYWHEVNGYDESFKNGYEDWDFWLSILSIGNIMEIIPEPLFNYRIKKQSRDKTASLNHDFELRMKLFHKHRHVYEEHLDSFAKQVIMRNSILTKNIEKHKASLNYRLGNSFLAPLKAIIRMFKV; encoded by the coding sequence ATGTCAAAAGATTACTCCAGCAATGTTACCGTAGTCATTCCATGTTACAATGACGGTAATTTTATAATGCAGGCAATAGATTCGGTTTTAAACCAAACCGTTGTGCCCGATGAGATTATTGTCGTAGATGATGGGTCAGGCGAGAAAACTCAAAAGATTTTAAAAGGTATTAATAATCGTTTGGTAAATGTAATCTTTCAAGAAAACAAAGGCGTTTGTGCAGCTAGAAATCGTGGTATTGATGCAGCAAGTACAGCATTTATCTTGACACTTGATGCAGATGACTATTTTGAAAATACCTTTTTAGAGAAAGCACTACAAGTTATTCAAGCATCTATTGATGTAAGCGTTGTAGGCTGTTATTACAAACGTTTTGGGACTAAGAAGACTAACAAGGTAATTATAAAACCATTAGGTGGCGTAGCTTCTAATTTTTTACTTAAAAATAATGGAGTAGCATCAGCATTGTTCAAAAAGGAATATTGGCATGAGGTAAATGGTTATGATGAGAGTTTTAAAAATGGTTACGAAGATTGGGATTTCTGGTTGTCTATTTTATCTATTGGTAACATAATGGAAATCATTCCAGAGCCTTTGTTCAATTACAGAATAAAAAAACAATCTAGAGATAAAACCGCCAGTTTAAATCATGATTTTGAGTTAAGAATGAAGTTATTTCATAAACACAGACATGTTTATGAAGAGCACTTGGACTCATTTGCCAAACAGGTGATCATGCGTAACTCAATTCTTACAAAAAATATTGAAAAGCATAAGGCCAGTTTGAATTACCGTTTAGGTAATAGTTTTCTGGCTCCATTAAAAGCCATAATAAGAATGTTCAAAGTATAA
- a CDS encoding polysaccharide pyruvyl transferase family protein: MNKDIRLYWWSERYIQKKDFENYGDLLGKYIVEKITNKKVIWLRANRFYIKNLWRPVYVTIGSILEHIGNHCIVWGSGVSHRDAQIARATFTAVRGPLSRKRILELGYDCPEVYGDPALLLPLHYDPKVERLWELGIIPHINDYKVVLQMFQFLPEIKVIDFMTNDIEQTTKEIVSCKKILSSSLHGIIVPHAYGIPAIQVRFSDNIYGDGVKYQDYFLSVNLKIYTADVVKEPKNINYWTNIVDQHESRLPQKMKIEMLQNDLKAVCPFKKQEQ, encoded by the coding sequence ATGAATAAGGATATAAGGCTGTATTGGTGGAGTGAGCGATACATTCAAAAAAAGGATTTTGAAAATTATGGAGATCTCCTAGGGAAATATATAGTTGAAAAAATAACCAATAAAAAAGTGATATGGTTGAGAGCTAATAGGTTTTACATCAAAAATTTGTGGCGACCTGTCTATGTGACTATCGGCAGTATTTTGGAACACATAGGCAATCATTGTATTGTTTGGGGTAGCGGTGTGAGCCATCGGGATGCACAAATTGCAAGGGCAACTTTTACGGCAGTAAGAGGTCCGCTTTCGCGAAAGCGTATCCTTGAACTAGGCTATGATTGCCCAGAAGTTTATGGCGATCCCGCACTTTTACTGCCATTACACTATGACCCTAAAGTAGAGAGGTTATGGGAATTGGGCATCATTCCACATATCAACGATTATAAAGTGGTTTTACAAATGTTTCAATTCCTCCCTGAAATCAAAGTGATTGATTTTATGACCAATGATATAGAGCAGACCACTAAAGAAATAGTTTCTTGTAAGAAAATTCTATCATCATCATTACATGGTATTATAGTGCCACATGCATATGGAATTCCAGCAATCCAAGTACGTTTTTCTGATAACATTTATGGTGATGGAGTTAAATATCAAGATTATTTTCTTTCTGTAAATTTGAAAATCTATACGGCAGATGTGGTTAAAGAGCCTAAAAATATAAACTACTGGACCAATATAGTAGATCAACATGAGAGTAGACTGCCACAAAAAATGAAAATAGAAATGCTACAGAACGACCTGAAGGCAGTATGTCCTTTCAAAAAACAAGAACAATGA